A portion of the Bubalus kerabau isolate K-KA32 ecotype Philippines breed swamp buffalo chromosome 1, PCC_UOA_SB_1v2, whole genome shotgun sequence genome contains these proteins:
- the PDLIM7 gene encoding PDZ and LIM domain protein 7 isoform X3 codes for MDSFKVVLEGPAPWGFRLQGGKDFNVPLSISRLTPGGKAAQAGVAVGDWVLSIDGENAGGLTHIEAQNKIRACGERLSLSLSRAQPAQSKPQKVQTPDKQPLRPLVPDASKQRLMEDTEDWRPRPGTGQSRSFRILAHLTGTEFMQDPDEEHLKKSSQVPRTEAPTPASATPQEPWPGPTTPSPTSRPPWAVDPAFAERYAPDKTSTVLTRHTQPATPTPMQNRTSIVQAAAGGGHGGGGGSNGKTPVCHQCHKVIRGRYLVALGRAYHPEEFVCSQCGKVLEEGGFFEEKGAIFCPPCYDVRYAPSCAKCKKKITGEVMHALKTTWHVHCFTCAACKAPIRNRAFYMEEGAPYCEPDYEKMFGTKCRGCDFKIDAGDRFLEALGFSWHDTCFVCAICQINLEGKTFYSKKDKPLCKSHAFSHV; via the exons ATGGATTCCTTCAAGGTGGTGCTGGAGGGGCCAGCACCTTGGGGCTTCCGGCTGCAGGGGGGCAAGGATTTCAATGTACCCCTCTCCATCTCCCGG CTCACCCCTGGAGGTAAAGCTGCACAGGCTGGCGTGGCTGTGGGTGACTGGGTACTGAGTATTGATGGTGAGAACGCGGGGGGCCTCACACACATCGAAGCCCAGAACAAGATCCGTGCCTGTGGGGAGCGCCTTAGCCTTAGCCTCAGCAG gGCTCAGCCTGCTCAGAGCAAACCGCAGAAG GTGCAGACCCCTGACAA ACAGCCGCTCCGACCGCTGGTCCCAGATGCCAGCAAGCAGCGGCTGATGGAGGACACGGAGGACTGGCGGCCGAGGCCTGGGACAGGCCAGTCCCGTTCCTTCCGCATCCTCGCCCACCTCACGGGCACCGAGTTCA TGCAAGACCCGGATGAGGAGCACCTGAAGAAATCAAG CCAGGTGCCCAGGACGGAAGCCCCAACCCCAGCCTCAGCTACACCCCAGGAACCCTGGCCTG GCCCTACCACCCCCAGTCCCACGAGCCGCCCACCCTGGGCTGTGGACCCTGCATTTGCTGAGCGCTATGCCCCGGACAAGACCAGTACGGTGCTGACGCGGCACACCCAGCCAGCCACACCCACGCCTATGCAGAACCGCACATCCATCGTGCAGGCCGCCGCTGGAGGGGGCCATGGCGGGGGCGGTGGCAGCAACGGCAAGACCCCCGTGTGCCACCAATGCCACAAGGTCATCCG GGGCCGCTACCTGGTGGCGCTGGGCCGTGCATACCACCCTGAGGAGTTTGTGTGCAGCCAGTGTGGGAAGGTTCTGGAAGAGGGTGGCTTCTTCGAGGAGAAGGGGGCCATCTTCTGCCCACCCTGCTACGATGTGCGCTATGCACCCAGTTGTGCCAAGTGCAAGAAGAAGATCACTGGC GAGGTCATGCACGCCCTGAAGACGACCTGGCACGTGCATTGCTTCACCTGCGCAGCCTGCAAGGCGCCCATTCGGAACAGGGCCTTCTACATGGAGGAGGGGGCCCCCTACTGTGAGCCAG ACTATGAGAAGATGTTTGGCACAAAATGCCGAGGCTGTGATTTCAAAATTGATGCTGGGGACCGCTTCCTGGAGGCACTGGGCTTCAGCTGGCATGACACGTGCTTCGTGTGCGCA ATATGTCAGATCAACCTGGAAGGAAAGACTTTCTACTCCAAGAAGGACAAGCCCCTTTGCAAGAGCCACGCCTTCTCCCACGTGTGA
- the PDLIM7 gene encoding PDZ and LIM domain protein 7 isoform X1, with translation MDSFKVVLEGPAPWGFRLQGGKDFNVPLSISRLTPGGKAAQAGVAVGDWVLSIDGENAGGLTHIEAQNKIRACGERLSLSLSRAQPAQSKPQKALAPAADPPRYTFAPSASLNKTARPFGANPPADSALQQNGCRPLTSQQPLRPLVPDASKQRLMEDTEDWRPRPGTGQSRSFRILAHLTGTEFMQDPDEEHLKKSSQVPRTEAPTPASATPQEPWPGPTTPSPTSRPPWAVDPAFAERYAPDKTSTVLTRHTQPATPTPMQNRTSIVQAAAGGGHGGGGGSNGKTPVCHQCHKVIRGRYLVALGRAYHPEEFVCSQCGKVLEEGGFFEEKGAIFCPPCYDVRYAPSCAKCKKKITGEVMHALKTTWHVHCFTCAACKAPIRNRAFYMEEGAPYCEPDYEKMFGTKCRGCDFKIDAGDRFLEALGFSWHDTCFVCAICQINLEGKTFYSKKDKPLCKSHAFSHV, from the exons ATGGATTCCTTCAAGGTGGTGCTGGAGGGGCCAGCACCTTGGGGCTTCCGGCTGCAGGGGGGCAAGGATTTCAATGTACCCCTCTCCATCTCCCGG CTCACCCCTGGAGGTAAAGCTGCACAGGCTGGCGTGGCTGTGGGTGACTGGGTACTGAGTATTGATGGTGAGAACGCGGGGGGCCTCACACACATCGAAGCCCAGAACAAGATCCGTGCCTGTGGGGAGCGCCTTAGCCTTAGCCTCAGCAG gGCTCAGCCTGCTCAGAGCAAACCGCAGAAG GCCCTGGCCCCCGCCGCGGACCCCCCGCGGTACACCTTTGCACCCAGCGCCTCCCTCAACAAGACGGCCCGACCCTTCGGGGCGAACCCGCCCGCAGACAGCGCCCTGCAGCAGAATGG GTGCAGACCCCTGACAAGTCA ACAGCCGCTCCGACCGCTGGTCCCAGATGCCAGCAAGCAGCGGCTGATGGAGGACACGGAGGACTGGCGGCCGAGGCCTGGGACAGGCCAGTCCCGTTCCTTCCGCATCCTCGCCCACCTCACGGGCACCGAGTTCA TGCAAGACCCGGATGAGGAGCACCTGAAGAAATCAAG CCAGGTGCCCAGGACGGAAGCCCCAACCCCAGCCTCAGCTACACCCCAGGAACCCTGGCCTG GCCCTACCACCCCCAGTCCCACGAGCCGCCCACCCTGGGCTGTGGACCCTGCATTTGCTGAGCGCTATGCCCCGGACAAGACCAGTACGGTGCTGACGCGGCACACCCAGCCAGCCACACCCACGCCTATGCAGAACCGCACATCCATCGTGCAGGCCGCCGCTGGAGGGGGCCATGGCGGGGGCGGTGGCAGCAACGGCAAGACCCCCGTGTGCCACCAATGCCACAAGGTCATCCG GGGCCGCTACCTGGTGGCGCTGGGCCGTGCATACCACCCTGAGGAGTTTGTGTGCAGCCAGTGTGGGAAGGTTCTGGAAGAGGGTGGCTTCTTCGAGGAGAAGGGGGCCATCTTCTGCCCACCCTGCTACGATGTGCGCTATGCACCCAGTTGTGCCAAGTGCAAGAAGAAGATCACTGGC GAGGTCATGCACGCCCTGAAGACGACCTGGCACGTGCATTGCTTCACCTGCGCAGCCTGCAAGGCGCCCATTCGGAACAGGGCCTTCTACATGGAGGAGGGGGCCCCCTACTGTGAGCCAG ACTATGAGAAGATGTTTGGCACAAAATGCCGAGGCTGTGATTTCAAAATTGATGCTGGGGACCGCTTCCTGGAGGCACTGGGCTTCAGCTGGCATGACACGTGCTTCGTGTGCGCA ATATGTCAGATCAACCTGGAAGGAAAGACTTTCTACTCCAAGAAGGACAAGCCCCTTTGCAAGAGCCACGCCTTCTCCCACGTGTGA
- the PDLIM7 gene encoding PDZ and LIM domain protein 7 isoform X2, whose product MDSFKVVLEGPAPWGFRLQGGKDFNVPLSISRLTPGGKAAQAGVAVGDWVLSIDGENAGGLTHIEAQNKIRACGERLSLSLSRAQPAQSKPQKALAPAADPPRYTFAPSASLNKTARPFGANPPADSALQQNGQPLRPLVPDASKQRLMEDTEDWRPRPGTGQSRSFRILAHLTGTEFMQDPDEEHLKKSSQVPRTEAPTPASATPQEPWPGPTTPSPTSRPPWAVDPAFAERYAPDKTSTVLTRHTQPATPTPMQNRTSIVQAAAGGGHGGGGGSNGKTPVCHQCHKVIRGRYLVALGRAYHPEEFVCSQCGKVLEEGGFFEEKGAIFCPPCYDVRYAPSCAKCKKKITGEVMHALKTTWHVHCFTCAACKAPIRNRAFYMEEGAPYCEPDYEKMFGTKCRGCDFKIDAGDRFLEALGFSWHDTCFVCAICQINLEGKTFYSKKDKPLCKSHAFSHV is encoded by the exons ATGGATTCCTTCAAGGTGGTGCTGGAGGGGCCAGCACCTTGGGGCTTCCGGCTGCAGGGGGGCAAGGATTTCAATGTACCCCTCTCCATCTCCCGG CTCACCCCTGGAGGTAAAGCTGCACAGGCTGGCGTGGCTGTGGGTGACTGGGTACTGAGTATTGATGGTGAGAACGCGGGGGGCCTCACACACATCGAAGCCCAGAACAAGATCCGTGCCTGTGGGGAGCGCCTTAGCCTTAGCCTCAGCAG gGCTCAGCCTGCTCAGAGCAAACCGCAGAAG GCCCTGGCCCCCGCCGCGGACCCCCCGCGGTACACCTTTGCACCCAGCGCCTCCCTCAACAAGACGGCCCGACCCTTCGGGGCGAACCCGCCCGCAGACAGCGCCCTGCAGCAGAATGG ACAGCCGCTCCGACCGCTGGTCCCAGATGCCAGCAAGCAGCGGCTGATGGAGGACACGGAGGACTGGCGGCCGAGGCCTGGGACAGGCCAGTCCCGTTCCTTCCGCATCCTCGCCCACCTCACGGGCACCGAGTTCA TGCAAGACCCGGATGAGGAGCACCTGAAGAAATCAAG CCAGGTGCCCAGGACGGAAGCCCCAACCCCAGCCTCAGCTACACCCCAGGAACCCTGGCCTG GCCCTACCACCCCCAGTCCCACGAGCCGCCCACCCTGGGCTGTGGACCCTGCATTTGCTGAGCGCTATGCCCCGGACAAGACCAGTACGGTGCTGACGCGGCACACCCAGCCAGCCACACCCACGCCTATGCAGAACCGCACATCCATCGTGCAGGCCGCCGCTGGAGGGGGCCATGGCGGGGGCGGTGGCAGCAACGGCAAGACCCCCGTGTGCCACCAATGCCACAAGGTCATCCG GGGCCGCTACCTGGTGGCGCTGGGCCGTGCATACCACCCTGAGGAGTTTGTGTGCAGCCAGTGTGGGAAGGTTCTGGAAGAGGGTGGCTTCTTCGAGGAGAAGGGGGCCATCTTCTGCCCACCCTGCTACGATGTGCGCTATGCACCCAGTTGTGCCAAGTGCAAGAAGAAGATCACTGGC GAGGTCATGCACGCCCTGAAGACGACCTGGCACGTGCATTGCTTCACCTGCGCAGCCTGCAAGGCGCCCATTCGGAACAGGGCCTTCTACATGGAGGAGGGGGCCCCCTACTGTGAGCCAG ACTATGAGAAGATGTTTGGCACAAAATGCCGAGGCTGTGATTTCAAAATTGATGCTGGGGACCGCTTCCTGGAGGCACTGGGCTTCAGCTGGCATGACACGTGCTTCGTGTGCGCA ATATGTCAGATCAACCTGGAAGGAAAGACTTTCTACTCCAAGAAGGACAAGCCCCTTTGCAAGAGCCACGCCTTCTCCCACGTGTGA
- the PDLIM7 gene encoding PDZ and LIM domain protein 7 isoform X4, whose translation MVRTRGASHTSKPRTRSVPVGSALALASAGLSLLRANRRRCRPLTSQQPLRPLVPDASKQRLMEDTEDWRPRPGTGQSRSFRILAHLTGTEFMQDPDEEHLKKSSQVPRTEAPTPASATPQEPWPGPTTPSPTSRPPWAVDPAFAERYAPDKTSTVLTRHTQPATPTPMQNRTSIVQAAAGGGHGGGGGSNGKTPVCHQCHKVIRGRYLVALGRAYHPEEFVCSQCGKVLEEGGFFEEKGAIFCPPCYDVRYAPSCAKCKKKITGEVMHALKTTWHVHCFTCAACKAPIRNRAFYMEEGAPYCEPDYEKMFGTKCRGCDFKIDAGDRFLEALGFSWHDTCFVCAICQINLEGKTFYSKKDKPLCKSHAFSHV comes from the exons ATGGTGAGAACGCGGGGGGCCTCACACACATCGAAGCCCAGAACAAGATCCGTGCCTGTGGGGAGCGCCTTAGCCTTAGCCTCAGCAG gGCTCAGCCTGCTCAGAGCAAACCGCAGAAG GTGCAGACCCCTGACAAGTCA ACAGCCGCTCCGACCGCTGGTCCCAGATGCCAGCAAGCAGCGGCTGATGGAGGACACGGAGGACTGGCGGCCGAGGCCTGGGACAGGCCAGTCCCGTTCCTTCCGCATCCTCGCCCACCTCACGGGCACCGAGTTCA TGCAAGACCCGGATGAGGAGCACCTGAAGAAATCAAG CCAGGTGCCCAGGACGGAAGCCCCAACCCCAGCCTCAGCTACACCCCAGGAACCCTGGCCTG GCCCTACCACCCCCAGTCCCACGAGCCGCCCACCCTGGGCTGTGGACCCTGCATTTGCTGAGCGCTATGCCCCGGACAAGACCAGTACGGTGCTGACGCGGCACACCCAGCCAGCCACACCCACGCCTATGCAGAACCGCACATCCATCGTGCAGGCCGCCGCTGGAGGGGGCCATGGCGGGGGCGGTGGCAGCAACGGCAAGACCCCCGTGTGCCACCAATGCCACAAGGTCATCCG GGGCCGCTACCTGGTGGCGCTGGGCCGTGCATACCACCCTGAGGAGTTTGTGTGCAGCCAGTGTGGGAAGGTTCTGGAAGAGGGTGGCTTCTTCGAGGAGAAGGGGGCCATCTTCTGCCCACCCTGCTACGATGTGCGCTATGCACCCAGTTGTGCCAAGTGCAAGAAGAAGATCACTGGC GAGGTCATGCACGCCCTGAAGACGACCTGGCACGTGCATTGCTTCACCTGCGCAGCCTGCAAGGCGCCCATTCGGAACAGGGCCTTCTACATGGAGGAGGGGGCCCCCTACTGTGAGCCAG ACTATGAGAAGATGTTTGGCACAAAATGCCGAGGCTGTGATTTCAAAATTGATGCTGGGGACCGCTTCCTGGAGGCACTGGGCTTCAGCTGGCATGACACGTGCTTCGTGTGCGCA ATATGTCAGATCAACCTGGAAGGAAAGACTTTCTACTCCAAGAAGGACAAGCCCCTTTGCAAGAGCCACGCCTTCTCCCACGTGTGA
- the PDLIM7 gene encoding PDZ and LIM domain protein 7 isoform X5, with amino-acid sequence MDSFKVVLEGPAPWGFRLQGGKDFNVPLSISRLTPGGKAAQAGVAVGDWVLSIDGENAGGLTHIEAQNKIRACGERLSLSLSRAQPAQSKPQKALAPAADPPRYTFAPSASLNKTARPFGANPPADSALQQNGQPLRPLVPDASKQRLMEDTEDWRPRPGTGQSRSFRILAHLTGTEFMQDPDEEHLKKSREKYVLELQSPRYTRLRDWHHQRSAHVLNVQS; translated from the exons ATGGATTCCTTCAAGGTGGTGCTGGAGGGGCCAGCACCTTGGGGCTTCCGGCTGCAGGGGGGCAAGGATTTCAATGTACCCCTCTCCATCTCCCGG CTCACCCCTGGAGGTAAAGCTGCACAGGCTGGCGTGGCTGTGGGTGACTGGGTACTGAGTATTGATGGTGAGAACGCGGGGGGCCTCACACACATCGAAGCCCAGAACAAGATCCGTGCCTGTGGGGAGCGCCTTAGCCTTAGCCTCAGCAG gGCTCAGCCTGCTCAGAGCAAACCGCAGAAG GCCCTGGCCCCCGCCGCGGACCCCCCGCGGTACACCTTTGCACCCAGCGCCTCCCTCAACAAGACGGCCCGACCCTTCGGGGCGAACCCGCCCGCAGACAGCGCCCTGCAGCAGAATGG ACAGCCGCTCCGACCGCTGGTCCCAGATGCCAGCAAGCAGCGGCTGATGGAGGACACGGAGGACTGGCGGCCGAGGCCTGGGACAGGCCAGTCCCGTTCCTTCCGCATCCTCGCCCACCTCACGGGCACCGAGTTCA TGCAAGACCCGGATGAGGAGCACCTGAAGAAATCAAG GGAAAAGTATGTCCTGGAGCTGCAGAGCCCACGCTACACCCGCCTCCGGGACTGGCACCACCAGCGCTCTGCCCATGTGCTCAACGTGCAGTCGTAG
- the DOK3 gene encoding docking protein 3 has translation MEPLETPVKDGILYQQHVKFGKKCWRKVWGLLYAGGPSGVARLESWEVRDGGLGPAGDRSAGPGRRGERRIIRLADCVSVLPADGESCPRDTGAFLLTTTERSHLLAAEHRQAWMGPICQLAFPGTGESSSGSGEAEAPQRSLVPMEENSIYSSWQEVGEFPVVVQRTEAATRCQLKGPYLLRLGQDAIQLSEPANPQALYTWPYCFLRKFGSDKGVFSFEAGRRCDSGEGLFAFSSARARDLCGALAAAIARQRERLPGPRPCPLPRATSLPSLEPPGELREGPPRPEAPGSRKMRAAEPGPQSLPPLLGPAVSEEPPAVLYASVCKRASVPPSAAAEHLYENLCAPDAGCRKLVEEGPGGGNPPDSPIYHNSQDLGWPGAAHDSSLEAQYRRLLELELTDNGDEASGSGRPGAHSGFKAKLVTFLSRERKKGPAPCDRP, from the exons ATGGAGCCTCTGGAGACCCCCGTCAAGGACGGCATCCTCTACCAGCAGCACGTCAAGTTCGGCAAG AAATGCTGGCGGAAGGTATGGGGTCTACTCTATGCAGGAGGCCCCTCGGGCGTGGCCCGGCTAGAGAGCTGGGAGGTCCGGGATGGCGGCCTGGGGCCAGCAGGTGACAGGTCTGCGGGGCCTGGCCGGCGAGGAGAACGGCGGATCATTCGCCTGGCTGACTGCGTGTCTGTGCTACCGGCTGATGGTGAGAGCTGCCCCCGAGACACTGGTGCCTTCCTGCTCACCACCACGGAGCGAAGCCACCTGCTGGCCGCAGAGCACCGCCAGGCATGGATGGGCCCCATCTGTCAGCTGGCCTTCCCA GGCACAGGGGAGAGTTCCTCAGGATCTGGGGAGGCAGAGGCtccgcagaggagcctggtccccATGGAGGAGAACTCCATCTACTCTTCCTGGCAGGAAG TGGGCGAGTTCCCGGTGGTGGTGCAGAGGACGGAGGCAGCCACCCGCTGCCAGCTGAAGGGGCCCTACCTCCTGCGGCTGGGCCAGGACGCTATCCAGCTGAGCGAACCGGCCAACCCGCAGGCGCTCTACACCTGGCCCTACTGCTTCCTGCGAAAGTTCGGCTCCGACAAG GGCGTGTTCTCCTTTGAAGCCGGCCGCCGCTGCGACTCGGGCGAGGGCCTCTTCGCCTTCAGCAGCGCCCGCGCCCGCGACCTGTGCGGGGCCTTGGCCGCCGCCATTGCCCGCCAGCGGGAGCGGCTCCCGGGGCCCCGGCCCTGCCCTCTGCCGCGGGCCACCTCGCTGCCCTCGCTGGAGCCTCCAGGCGAGCTGCGGGAGGGGCCCCCGCGGCCCGAGGCGCCCGGCTCGCGGAAGATGCGCGCGGCCGAGCCCGGGCCACAGAGTCTGCCGCCGCTGCTGGGCCCCGCGGTCTCCGAGGAGCCGCCAGCAGTGCTCTACGCGTCCGTGTGCAAGCGGGCCAGCGTGCCCCCGAGCGCCGCTGCCGAACACCTGTACGAGAACTTGTGTGCGCCCGACGCCGGCTGCCGGAAGCTGGTGGAAGAGGGCCCGGGCGGCGGCAACCCCCCGGACAGCCCCATCTACCACAACAGCCAGGACCTGGGCTGGCCCGGCGCGGCCCACGACAGCAGCCTGGAGGCCCAGTACCGGCGGTTGCTGGAGCTGGAGCTGACGGATAACGGCGACGAGGCCTCGGGATCTGGCCGCCCGGGTGCGCACTCAGGCTTCAAGGCCAAGCTGGTGACGTTTCTGAGTAGAGAGCGGAAGAAGGGCCCGGCCCCTTGCGACCGGCCCTGA